The Populus trichocarpa isolate Nisqually-1 chromosome 11, P.trichocarpa_v4.1, whole genome shotgun sequence genome has a segment encoding these proteins:
- the LOC7485385 gene encoding ankyrin repeat-containing protein ITN1 — protein sequence MSLAARIPERMDDVGETPLILATKSGIVEIVEEILRLYPQAVEHVDDEGRNVLHVAIKYRELKIFELVTKMEVPMKRLVRKIDNEGNSILHTVGVKRKDFVSEKMEGPAFLLQEELLWFERVEKVTPPHFISHHNSQNLSAECLFITANSELRSSAKEWMKSTAEGSSVVAVLIATVAFAAAYTVPGGPNQSTGVPVLVNKPFFVVFTVSDVLSLTFALTSVVTFLSILSSPFRFKDFKHTLPNKLMAGFTFLFLSVAMMMVAFGSTIFLTIYNKENWAKVTLYTVSFIPVCIFALSYFPLYSSLSKTYKYLLENFPLTKLVLSKPCTMMSKCLKCCQVQTSESHIP from the exons ATGTCTTTGGCTGCTAGAATTCCTGAGAGAATGGATGATGTTGGTGAAACTCCTTTGATTTTGGCTACGAAGTCAGGCATTGTGGAGATAGTGGAAGAAATACTCAGGCTTTACCCTCAAGCAGTTGAACATGTTGACGACGAAGGTCGCAATGTGTTGCATGTGGCAATCAAATACAGAGAGTTAAAGATTTTCGAGCTTGTGACGAAAATGGAAGTGCCCATGAAGAGACTGGTAAGAAAGATTGATAACGAGGGGAATTCTATTCTGCACACTGTTGGTGTAAAGAGAAAGGATTTTGTATCTGAGAAGATGGAAGGCCCTGCATTCCTATTACAAGAAGAGTTGCTATGGTTTGAG CGAGTCGAAAAAGTCACTCCACCTCATTTCATAAGCCACCATAACAGTCAGAACCTCTCTGCAGAGTGTTTGTTTATTACTGCAAACTCTGAACTTCGCAGCTCAGCGAAAGAATGGATGAAGAGCACTGCAGAAGGATCTTCGGTCGTGGCTGTTCTGATTGCTACAGTCGCCTTTGCAGCAGCCTACACAGTTCCAGGAGGTCCAAATCAGAGCACCGGTGTTCCTGTCCTCGTTAATAAACCGTTCTTTGTGGTTTTCACTGTCTCGGACGTACTATCTCTTACCTTTGCTTTGACATCAGTTGTGACATTTCTCTCCATCCTCTCATCGCCATTTCGATTTAAAGATTTCAAGCATACCCTTCCCAATAAGTTGATGGCAGGCTTCACATTTCTGTTCCTTTCCGTGGCTATGATGATGGTAGCATTTGGATCAACAATCTTTCTGACGATATACAATAAGGAAAATTGGGCTAAAGTTACTCTATACACAGTCTCTTTTATCCCAGTTTGCATCTTCGCCCTATCTTATTTTCCTCTATATTCCTCACTATCAAAAACTTACAAATATTTGCTCGAAAACTTTCCTCTAACTAAACTTGTTCTATCCAAACCTTGTACGATGATGTCCAAATGTTTAAAATGTTGTCAAGTCCAAACCTCAGAGTCCCACATTCCATGA